The stretch of DNA AGGCAGTTCCCGGGTTCATCATGGTCCCTTCCTCCTGTCTTTCGAGTCTCCGCCGCTCAGGCGGCGGGCAGCTTCTCGGCAACCCTCAGCCGTGCCGAGCGCGCGCGTGGGTTGTCTGCGATCTCGGCGTCGGTCGGGGTCACCGGCTGACGTGTCAGAATCTTCACGTCCGGTGCGGGTCCGAGCACGGGCAGCCCACGGGGAAGACCGCGGGGGGCCTCTGGATCCCGACCAGCGTGGCGAAGCAGCGCCTGCTTCACGATGCGGTCTTCCAGCGAGTGCCACGAGATGCAGGCGAGCCGTCCGCTCGGACGAAGGCGGCGCAAGCCCGCCTCGAGCCCGCGCTCGAGGCAGCCGAGCTCGTCGTTCACCGCGATGCGGAGCGCTTGAAAGGTTCGGGTGGCGGGATGGGTCTTCGGAGGGTGGTGCGCGCGGGGGATGGCGCGAGACACGATGTCGGCCAGCGCCGCGGTGTCGAGCACGGGACGCTCACGAACGATGCGCCGCGCTATGGGGCCCGCCCATCGCTCCTCGCCGTACTCCCGGATGATGCGCGTGAGCTCGGCCTCGGAGGCGGCGTTGACGATGTCGGCCGCGGTCGTGGGCTGGGTGGTGTCGAACCGCATGTCGAGCGGACCGCCGCCCTTGAACGAGAAGCCGCGCTCCGCCGTGTCGAGCTGCGGTGACGAGACGCCGAGATCGAAGTGGATGCCGTCGATGTGCTCGACTTGCAGGCTGTCGAGCAGTGCGTCGAGATCGGCGAAGTTTCCCTGGATGGCACGGAAGTTCGAGAAACGACGAAGACGCTCGGTGGCTGCCGCCATCGCCGCGTCGTCGAGGTCGATTCCGATGACCTGGCCTGTGCCGGCCAGAAGCTCGAGGAGGGCCTGTGCGTGCCCGCCTCCACCGA from Pseudomonadota bacterium encodes:
- the rsmH gene encoding 16S rRNA (cytosine(1402)-N(4))-methyltransferase RsmH translates to MESYLHRPVLVQELLEHLSPRPGGIYVDANLGGGGHAQALLELLAGTGQVIGIDLDDAAMAAATERLRRFSNFRAIQGNFADLDALLDSLQVEHIDGIHFDLGVSSPQLDTAERGFSFKGGGPLDMRFDTTQPTTAADIVNAASEAELTRIIREYGEERWAGPIARRIVRERPVLDTAALADIVSRAIPRAHHPPKTHPATRTFQALRIAVNDELGCLERGLEAGLRRLRPSGRLACISWHSLEDRIVKQALLRHAGRDPEAPRGLPRGLPVLGPAPDVKILTRQPVTPTDAEIADNPRARSARLRVAEKLPAA